A stretch of Anaeromyxobacter dehalogenans 2CP-1 DNA encodes these proteins:
- a CDS encoding DMT family transporter, giving the protein MAPPELPAGALAPSDATPARAAGGVAGGRSPDRVRLRRRARALLFASAVLFGASAALAKLAARQGMSGGQATLVRFAIGLAAVLALFRARPGTFRPHRKDLLFARGLFGGVAALLYFLAIERIPAGEATLLNNTFPIWAVLLSLFVLNERPTVHLWIALAVASAGVWLVLGGGSVRLGLGWGEGLGIVSGVLGGAAVTAIRALRPTDNAPTIFFSFSVGGLLVSLPFALHAWPSAPGAYLAALGVGAVAFLAQLSMTEAYGALSVPEAALWQQLTPIASYLWALSLGERLSLATVLGVLLGLGGILYGSLLGHAPREARSREARMAEGLPAEEP; this is encoded by the coding sequence ATGGCCCCTCCCGAGCTCCCTGCCGGCGCGCTCGCGCCGAGCGACGCGACGCCCGCCCGGGCGGCGGGAGGGGTGGCCGGCGGGCGCTCGCCCGATCGCGTGCGGCTGCGCCGGCGGGCCCGCGCGCTCCTGTTCGCCTCGGCGGTGCTGTTCGGGGCCTCGGCGGCGCTCGCCAAGCTGGCGGCGCGGCAGGGCATGTCCGGGGGGCAGGCCACGCTGGTCCGGTTCGCGATCGGGCTCGCCGCGGTGCTGGCGCTGTTCCGGGCGCGCCCCGGCACGTTCCGGCCGCACCGCAAGGACCTCCTCTTCGCGAGGGGCCTCTTCGGCGGGGTGGCGGCGCTGCTCTACTTCCTCGCCATCGAGCGCATCCCGGCGGGCGAGGCCACGCTGCTCAACAACACCTTCCCCATCTGGGCGGTGCTGCTCTCGTTGTTCGTGCTGAACGAGCGCCCCACGGTGCACCTGTGGATCGCGCTCGCGGTGGCGAGCGCGGGGGTGTGGCTGGTGCTGGGCGGCGGGAGCGTCCGCCTCGGCCTGGGCTGGGGCGAGGGGCTCGGCATCGTGTCCGGCGTGCTGGGCGGCGCGGCCGTCACCGCCATCCGCGCGCTCCGCCCCACCGACAACGCCCCGACCATCTTCTTCTCGTTCTCGGTGGGCGGCCTGCTCGTGTCGCTGCCGTTCGCGCTCCACGCCTGGCCGTCGGCGCCCGGCGCCTACCTGGCGGCGCTGGGCGTCGGGGCGGTCGCGTTCCTGGCGCAGCTCTCCATGACCGAGGCCTACGGGGCGCTCTCGGTGCCCGAGGCGGCGCTCTGGCAGCAGCTCACGCCCATCGCCAGCTACCTGTGGGCGCTCTCGCTGGGCGAGCGGCTCTCGCTCGCGACCGTGCTCGGCGTGCTGCTGGGCCTGGGCGGCATCCTCTACGGCAGCCTGCTCGGCCACGCGCCGCGCGAGGCCCGCTCGCGCGAGGCGCGGATGGCCGAGGGCCTGCCGGCGGAGGAGCCGTGA
- a CDS encoding DMT family transporter, which produces MTPEPAAVPAAPARSAGAPRPQPRWLARLELLGAALSFGLMAVLARRLSRGGAAFSAGQLTVIRFVVGAAVSLVAFRVRPALYRPHDLRLLWTRGVSGGIVVVLYFLALARIPAGEAGMLYNLFPVIATALSIRAFGERPTVHLVLALLVATGGVVLVLGNGSLALGVGLGEALAVGAAVFAAFSSVVIRAMRATDNAPTIFFYFCLGGLPVALPFALGAWPTDLTAWALAAGMGLAAYAAQVLMTEAYGALSIGEAAVWLQLTPLAQYGLAALLLGERVSAAGMAGMLVGVAGVAYGTVLGHRPRARGA; this is translated from the coding sequence GTGACGCCCGAGCCCGCCGCCGTGCCCGCCGCCCCCGCGCGCAGCGCCGGGGCCCCGCGGCCCCAGCCGCGCTGGCTCGCGCGCCTCGAGCTGCTCGGGGCGGCGCTCTCCTTCGGGCTCATGGCGGTGCTGGCGCGGCGGCTCTCGCGCGGCGGCGCGGCGTTCTCGGCCGGCCAGCTCACCGTCATCCGGTTCGTGGTAGGCGCGGCGGTGTCGCTGGTCGCGTTCCGCGTCCGCCCCGCGCTGTACCGGCCGCACGACCTCCGCCTGCTGTGGACGCGCGGCGTGTCCGGCGGGATCGTGGTGGTGCTGTACTTCCTCGCGCTCGCGCGCATCCCGGCCGGCGAGGCCGGCATGCTCTACAACCTGTTCCCGGTCATCGCGACCGCGCTCAGCATCCGCGCGTTCGGCGAGCGCCCCACCGTGCACCTGGTGCTGGCGCTGCTGGTCGCGACCGGCGGCGTGGTGCTGGTGCTCGGGAACGGGTCGCTCGCGCTCGGGGTGGGGCTGGGCGAGGCGCTCGCGGTCGGGGCCGCGGTGTTCGCCGCGTTCTCGTCGGTCGTCATCCGCGCCATGCGGGCCACCGACAACGCGCCGACCATCTTCTTCTACTTCTGCCTGGGCGGGCTGCCGGTGGCGCTCCCGTTCGCGCTCGGCGCCTGGCCCACCGATCTCACCGCCTGGGCGCTCGCCGCGGGGATGGGGCTCGCCGCCTACGCCGCCCAGGTGCTCATGACCGAGGCGTACGGCGCGCTCTCCATCGGCGAGGCTGCGGTGTGGCTGCAGCTCACGCCGCTCGCGCAGTACGGGCTGGCGGCGCTCCTGCTCGGCGAGCGGGTGAGCGCCGCAGGCATGGCGGGGATGCTGGTGGGCGTGGCCGGGGTGGCCTACGGCACGGTGCTCGGGCATCGGCCCCGCGCGCGCGGCGCCTGA